The genomic interval ACACCCGCGAGGACATCGCCGCCCCGATGGCCGTCGCGGACCCGGATGAGCAGCTGATGCTGCTGCTGGGGGCGCACGGGGCGCTCAGGATGAGCGAGATGTTGAGCCTGACCTGGGACCGCGTGGAGTTGGACAGGCGGCGAATGACGGTCACTGGCAAGGGGCGCAAGACCGCGAGGGCCCACCTATCCGGCCCGGTGCACGCTGCCCTCACAGACGTACCTGAGGACAGCCGCACTGGGTACGTGCTCCCGTGGCGGAGCCCGAAATCCATCCGGATGCTGCTGCGCGCTCTGTGCACCCTGGCCGGGGTCACGTACGAGCGGCGTCAGGTGCACGGCCTGCGCCACGCGGCGGCGACCATGTTGCTCGAACAGACGGGCGATATATATATCGTCAGCCGCCACCTGCGCCACAGCACCGTCGGCACCACCCAGGTCTACGCCAAAATGCGTCCTGAACGTCTAACAGAAGCTTTGGACGACTGGGAATGACACGAAAAAAGGCCCCCCTGCCACTGGCCGAAGCCGGGGCAGGGGGGCAGAACGGCGCATGTTGTCCGTCGTGTCAGGGCAGCAGAGGAGGCCAGAGGCGGATGACGGGCACTGCCCCCTGCCCTGCCCGGTAGGCGTAGAGGCTCGACTGCCGGATCCGGGCCGGTTCCGTGCTTGCCGCCTGGAAGGTCACGTCGAGCCGCTCCACCGGGATGGGCGGAAGGTTACACGCCCAACTGCCTGCCTGCGCGCGGCACCAGTCGGCGGCCGCGCCCGCAGGCGTGACGTGATCACCCTGTACCCGCAGCGCAGGGCCGTCCCCCGCGCGGGCCGCGTCACCGGTCAAGCTGCCCGGGCCAGGGTTCGTGATGGTGACCGTCAGGCCCTGCACGTCAAGCGTCGACCGTTCGGGTGGCAGGCCGCACGCCACGATCAGCAGGGGCAGCAGCAGCGCGGCCCGCCTCACAGGCCCCACTCCTCGCGCAGGTCCTGGACGACCGCGAGGACCCGCTGCCGGTTCGGCTCGCTGAGGTAGGGGCTGCGGTCGAGAAGATCCGGCGCGATCGGCGCGAGGCGCAGCGCCAGGGCGACCGCCTGTTCACGCGTCAGGCTCTGCGGCAGCAGGTCACCCAGCACGGCGCGCAGGGTGGCCAGCGCCGCGGCGGGCAGCGCAGTGCTCGTCGGTAGGCTTATCAGGCCGCGCGCCTGGAGCGCCGCGTCGAACGCGGCCGCCGGCGGGGATGCGACGTCGGCACCAGCAGGCGCGGCGGCTGAGGTGGCCACTGCTGGAGGACTCACCGCGCCGCCCGGCCAGATCCAGCCCAGCACAGTGCGCGCCCCGTCCCGCCCGGCGATCGCCACCACGCCCGCGAGCACCCCGTTCAGCAGCGCGGCCGGCAGGTCTGGCAGGGTCAGTGGGACACCGCTCGGCAGCAGGCCTGCCGCGAAGCGCAGCGCGACGCTGCCCCCCATGCCGATCACGAACGCGACCGTCCACCAGCGCCACGGCTGCCAGTTCAGGGGCGGCTCCCTACGGGCCGCGTTGCGCTTCCAGGTCTCCACCAACCCGAACACCACGAGGCCCAGCGCCACCGGGTTGCTCGCCATCATGCGCAGCCAGCTCAGCGGATCCGCGCCCAGGTCCGGCATCACCGGCTGTGCGAACGCGGACCCGCAGGCCAGCAGCATCAGCGCCAGCAGCCAGCGGGCCTGCGCGTCGACGAGGGCCACCATTCCAACTGTCCAGTTCAGTACTCGAGTCATCTCACCCTCCAGGGCAATGGGCGAGCGGCCACCCCGCGCTGGAGGTGGCCGCCCTGTTCGAAGGTGCTCAGCGTTCGGCGATCCAGAGGCGCTGCGGATCCGTGGCGTTCACGACCGTGCCGCCGGGCAGGGTCACGCGCTGCCCGGCGACGTCGCGCCAGCCACCCTGACCGTCCGGCACCAACACCACCGGCGCGTCGGCCACCGGCTTCGGCCCTGGTGGTGTTGGTGCTGGGGGGATCACCGGCGAGGCCGGCACGCGGGCCATGGCGTCGCGGTACGCGGGCTGCGCGACGCCCCGCAGGCCGTCCGTCCACTGGAAGTGCATCCCGTCCTCCCAGGGATCCGACCAGAGGCCACCCCACTCCCAGCCGCACTCCTGGAAGCACCTCACGACGTCCATGTCGATCTGCATCCGGGCACGCGGGACGCCGTACCCGTTCCAGGCCGCGTCGAAATCGACGGCGATGCCCAGCGCGTGCGTGCTGATCTGCGCGTCCGAATCGTGCCCCACCCGGCGTGGGTTGTACCAGCCGTCGAAGGTCCG from Deinococcus sedimenti carries:
- a CDS encoding tyrosine-type recombinase/integrase — protein: MTEHDTDLTVGYLRALERTGLTPGTINARRSAARALHRALRWAGVLQADPFGDTPRVADPTDPWSRRDAYTREDIAAPMAVADPDEQLMLLLGAHGALRMSEMLSLTWDRVELDRRRMTVTGKGRKTARAHLSGPVHAALTDVPEDSRTGYVLPWRSPKSIRMLLRALCTLAGVTYERRQVHGLRHAAATMLLEQTGDIYIVSRHLRHSTVGTTQVYAKMRPERLTEALDDWE
- a CDS encoding M15 family metallopeptidase; amino-acid sequence: MTDWTALIGARPGGDSVQQLVAHYGNPLGPGAVVPRGSATFTPNPAWEAANLVTLQLSEFPGWPRYSNPAVHVTRIRVHRLVVEPLRATWAELRRRGLTGRLRTFDGWYNPRRVGHDSDAQISTHALGIAVDFDAAWNGYGVPRARMQIDMDVVRCFQECGWEWGGLWSDPWEDGMHFQWTDGLRGVAQPAYRDAMARVPASPVIPPAPTPPGPKPVADAPVVLVPDGQGGWRDVAGQRVTLPGGTVVNATDPQRLWIAER